Proteins found in one Triticum urartu cultivar G1812 chromosome 4, Tu2.1, whole genome shotgun sequence genomic segment:
- the LOC125553182 gene encoding uncharacterized protein LOC125553182 has translation MGRQQAVKSRDVHPLVPPGFIENLGVSDGICLIAVTCTLASCLVNFQVSQLSDDGFTNKEYSELVTGTVEVAISVPYIVVKSHECLSNLRVRKSWITCRPNVWIFRDAVILVLIAYVILVDISLSFVWLAIFPVIALVFIRALHLKFNRRTGGSSRKVNPGSSNAAETKMKTMEVGIIVMMTLGALLLMDQLPDHAAAQFTISQFLLFLSCTVAALTRMVMKLPAGASPGIALATEMLHKTLLLLLLATAHIAAAEWLGEDVVLLCLPEVIPVLLWFSLHLDRKPGSSSIISVDKLKPHRNWLIFLGAMVVAPPFAYLANSMDEVGLSGWSTTFQVSCGVSGILSYYLVFMLSHWPKKQVAAAGKDGGASGMLKLWAYALLIAAAASLLLRCLVSARLGLQLPLHATVIYVSNALGFNYSN, from the exons ATGGGGCGCCAGCAGGCAGTCAAGTCACGCGATGTACACCCTCTAGTGCCACCAGGATTTATCG AAAATCTTGGGGTATCGGATGGAATATGCCTCATAGCTGTGACGTGCACACTGGCCAGCTGTCTAGTCAATTTCCAAGTGTCTCAATTAAGCGATGATGGTTTTACCAACAAAGAATATAGTGAGTTGGTAACTGGCACAGTGGAGGTTGCCATCTCCGTCCCATATATAGTTGTGAAATCGCACGAGTGCTTGTCCAATCTGCGGGTGCGGAAGTCATGGATCACATGCCGTCCTAATGTCTGGATTTTCAGAGACGCAGTCATTCTTGTGCTCATAGCTTACGTGATATTAGTGGACATCAGCTTGAGCTTCGTCTGGCTCGCCATCTTTCCAGTCATAGCTCTTGTTTTCATACGAGCGTTGCACCTCAAGTTCAATCGGCGTACTGGGGGCAGCAGTCGTAAAGTTAATCCAGGATCTTCTAACGCCGCTGAGACTAAAATGAAAACTATGGAGGTTGGGATCATTGTGATGATGACGCTGGGGGCGCTACTGCTTATGGACCAGCTTCCAGACCATGCAGCTGCCCAGTTCACCATCTCACAGTTCCTCCTGTTCCTAAGCTGCACGGTGGCGGCATTGACGCGCATGGTGATGAAGCTGCCCGCTGGCGCCTCACCGGGCATAGCACTGGCGACGGAGATGCTCCACAAGACCTTGCTTCTCCTCCTGCTGGCGACGGCGCACATCGCGGCCGCAGAGTGGCTGGGCGAGGATGTTGTTCTGCTATGCTTGCCGGAGGTCATCCCTGTGCTTCTCTGGTTCAGCCTCCATCTCGACCGTAAACCAGGAAGCAGCTCCATCATCAGCGTTGACAAGTTGAAACCACACAGAAATTGGCTCATCTTCCTCGGTGCAATGGTGGTAGCTCCTCCTTTTGCTTACCTGGCCAACTCCATGGATGAAGTTGGGCTCTCCGGCTGGTCTACGACATTCCAGGTGTCATGTGGCGTCTCAGGGATTCTGAGCTACTACCTTGTGTTCATGCTAAGTCACTGGCCGAAGAAACAAGTAGCAGCTGCTGGCAAGGATGGTGGGGCTTCCGGTATGCTCAAATTATGGGCATACGCTTTACTCATAGCGGCGGCTGCGTCCCTGCTGCTCAGGTGTCTGGTTTCTGCCCGGCTTGGTCTGCAACTACCACTGCATGCAACGGTTATATATGTTAGTAATGCTTTGGGTTTTAACTACTCAAATTAG